The Corticium candelabrum chromosome 18, ooCorCand1.1, whole genome shotgun sequence genome includes a region encoding these proteins:
- the LOC134193707 gene encoding voltage-dependent L-type calcium channel subunit beta-3-like has translation MSSLRRCSSCADGNWLEAIAFNHSSISESRRKLTYDSGPRQRFWKSLWKLPLSKSASLGHLSMLSAEWKRNSGTDADSSAENPVDERSEDCDSFRASVVTRETLIQQAKHLLKEAKTCEVVFVMRACASYDGSRDEDCLVRGQTLSISVNDFLQIKKKLNDDWWIGRVVKEGGNDGLIPSPKKLEKKYLQQIHGLTRNRKKGMTGSLSREGLLLDPTSERHTRRLPEERTASDGHESPELSKGYNNSLPVQQPAVNQRRRMTVTQLFKKSEPEPVRAYDIVPHMRPILFVGPSLKGFDVTDLMQEAVIECLKIHFKDRGRLRTLPVFSRHAAAYKPGQNSKISSQGVLAEIRSCVREVYDQAKTMNLLLLETNVSYPTDFIKAGLAPLVICIRINSVRVLKRLILSRGKTQEKRLGDQLASAEKLAQMNPATFDLIIDENQLEEACDKLIAFLELQWRATRPNPSVTPTTKKLKTGLPHHRFHYKRRGQHTDSYYSTKGVSSPVARTLGVSSRESEEESGASQLSFSDST, from the exons ATGTCTAGTCTACGTCGATGCAGTTCGTGTGCCGACGGTAACTGGCTAGAGGCCATAGCCTTCAACCATTCATCAATCTCCGAATCACGACGCAAG CTAACATACGACTCCGGTCCTCGGCAGCGATTCTGGAAATCTCTGTGGAAGTTGCCTCTTTCAAAGAGTGCGAGTCTAGGCCATTTGTCAATGTTATCGGCAGAATGGAAACGAAACAGCGGAACGGATGCGGACTCTTCTGCCGAG AACCCCGTTGATGAACGATCCGAAGACTGCGACAGTTTTCGAGCGTCCGTCGTTACTAGAGAGACTCTTATTCAACAAGCTAAGCATCTTCTGAAGGAAGCCAAG ACTTGTGAAGTTGTATTCGTGATGCGAGCGTGCGCGAGCTACGATGGGTCACGAGACGAAGACTGCCTTGTCAGAGGACAGACGCTCTCTATTTCAGTTAACGATTTTCTGCAGATAAAAAAG AAGCTAAACGATGATTGGTGGATTGGTAGAGTTGTGAAGGAAGGAGGTAACGACGGATTGATTCCCAG TCCAAAGAAATTGGAAAAAAAGTATCTCCAGCAGATACATGGCCTGACgagaaacagaaagaaggGTATGACAGGAAG TTTGTCTAGAGAGGGTCTTCTATTAGACCCCACATCcgaaagacacacaagacgACTCCCGGAAGAACGGACAGCAAGCG ATGGACACGAAAGCCCTGAATTGTCTAAAGGTTACAACAACTCACTACCAGTACAGCAACCTGCTGTCAATCAAAGAAGACGAATGACGGTAACTCAACTTTTTAAAAAG TCTGAACCCGAACCCGTAAGAGCATATGACATAGTACCTCATATGAGACCCATACTGTTCGTGGGTCCATCACTAAAAGGATTTGAC GTGACCGACCTAATGCAAGAAGCTGTCATCGAATGTCTGAAAATCCATTTCAAAGACAG GGGCAG GTTGAGAACCTTACCAGTATTCAGTAGACATGCAGCAGCGTACAAACCCGGCCAGAATTCCAAAATCTCTTCTCAAGGAGTTCTCG CTGAAATCCGTAGCTGTGTCCGTGAAGTGTACGATCAAGCCAAGACTATGAATCTTCTTCTGCTTGAGACGAACGTTTCGTATCCTACCGACTTTATAAAAGCTGGTTTGGCACCGTTAGTAATTTGCATCCGCATCAACTCTGTGAGG GTACTAAAGAGATTGATTTTATCTCGTGGAAAGACTCAGGAAAAGAGGCTAGGAGATCAACTAGCGAGCGCAGAAAAACTAGCGCAAATGAATCCG gcAACGTTTGATCTGATAATAGACGAGAATCAGCTTGAAGAGGCATGTGACAAACTAATCGCCTTTCTAGAGTTACAGTGGCGCGCTACCCGACCTAATCCTTCAGTTACGCCAACCACAAAAAAGCTGAAAAC AGGTTTACCACATCATCGCTTTCACTACAAAAGACGGGGTCAGCATACAGATAGTTACTACTCTACGAAAGGGGTTTCTTCGCCAGTCGCCAGGACCCTTGGAGTCTCTTCTCGTGAATCCGAAGAAGAGTCAGGCGCAAGTCAACTCTCATTCTCTGATTCTACATAA